A part of Primulina eburnea isolate SZY01 chromosome 10, ASM2296580v1, whole genome shotgun sequence genomic DNA contains:
- the LOC140803178 gene encoding psbP domain-containing protein 3, chloroplastic — translation MASVSFMPSHFLLSHSLLQGLRRNKNSSILCCKKHGLDQKICVSVREEEHVPRRREFLFQVVSAAFILPAVAPVALAADTEVAEDFRVYTDEVNKYRIEIPQDWQVGTGEGDGVRSLIAFYPEEASNSNVSILITGLGADFTRLVSFGKVDAFAESLVGGLDRSWQRPPGVAAKLIDSKASNGLYYIEYTLKNPGESRRHLLSVLGMANNGFYNRLYTITGQFVDEEEEKFGSKIRKAVSSFRLT, via the exons ATGGCTTCCGTTTCTTTTATGCCTTCACATTTTCTACTCTCCCACTCTCTTCTTCAAG GTCTTAGAAGGAACAAGAATTCCAGCATTCTCTGCTGCAAGAAACATGGGCTCGATCAGAAAATCTG TGTGAGTGTTCGGGAAGAAGAACATGTGCCCAGAAGGAGAGAGTTCTTGTTTCAGGTGGTTTCCGCAGCTTTTATTTTGCCTGCAGTTGCTCCAGTTGCATTGGCCGCTGATACAG AGGTGGCGGAGGATTTTCGTGTCTACACTGATGAAGTGAACAAGTATCGAATCGAGATTCCTCAAG ATTGGCAAGTAGGAACTGGAGAAGGTGACGGAGTGAGGTCCCTTATAGCATTTTATCCTGAAGAAGCTTCCAATTCAAATG TGAGCATATTGATCACAGGCCTTGGCGCTGATTTTACCAGATTGGTATCCTTTGGCAAAGTTGATGCATTTGCAGAGAGCCTG GTCGGTGGATTAGACAGAAGTTGGCAGAGGCCCCCGGGCGTTGCAGCCAAACTCATTGACAGCAAAGCCTCTAATG GATTGTATTATATCGAGTACACGTTGAAAAATCCGGGTGAGAGCCGTAGGCATTTGCTTTCAGTACTTGGGATGGCAAATAATGGCTTCTACAACCGATTATATACAATTACCGGACAG TTTGTTGATGAAGAGGAAGAAAAATTTGGTTCGAAGATTCGGAAA GCTGTTTCTTCGTTCAGACTGACTTGA